In Arthrobacter ramosus, one DNA window encodes the following:
- the tmk gene encoding dTMP kinase produces MTTQRLKQDQSPPPNQRPGLFIAFEGGDGAGKSTQAARLAEALESLGFSVLRTREPGGTPIGEKLRSLVLDHGHGTIDPRTEALMFAASRAAHANQVIRPALAQGSVVITDRYIDSSVAYQGAGRDLGTVDVRRLNEWATEGLEPDLTVLLDVHPGDGRDRRTAGDAAEDRLESEPDDFHARIRAAFLELANAHPETYLVLPANDAIENLAAQILRRVQDLLGSRT; encoded by the coding sequence GTGACTACGCAGCGCCTCAAGCAGGACCAGAGCCCCCCGCCGAACCAGCGCCCGGGACTCTTCATCGCCTTCGAGGGCGGAGACGGGGCCGGCAAGTCCACGCAGGCCGCCCGCCTGGCAGAGGCGCTCGAGTCCCTCGGCTTTTCCGTGCTGCGCACTCGCGAGCCCGGAGGCACACCGATCGGCGAAAAGCTGCGTTCCCTCGTGCTGGACCACGGCCACGGCACTATCGATCCCCGGACCGAAGCCCTTATGTTCGCAGCCTCCCGGGCTGCCCATGCAAACCAGGTCATCCGCCCGGCCTTGGCACAGGGTTCAGTGGTGATCACGGACCGCTATATAGACTCCTCCGTCGCCTATCAGGGTGCCGGCAGGGATCTCGGCACCGTGGACGTCAGGCGGCTCAACGAATGGGCCACCGAAGGCCTCGAGCCGGACCTGACAGTACTCCTGGACGTCCACCCGGGCGATGGCCGGGACCGCAGAACTGCCGGAGACGCTGCCGAGGACCGGCTCGAGTCGGAACCGGACGATTTCCACGCCCGCATCCGTGCCGCGTTCCTGGAACTGGCAAATGCACACCCGGAGACGTACCTCGTGCTGCCCGCCAACGACGCAATCGAGAACCTCGCCGCACAGATTCTACGTCGCGTGCAGGACTTACTTGGGAGCCGCACATGA
- a CDS encoding DNA polymerase III subunit delta', with translation MSVWDELQGQAPVVAQLRAAAQGEGLTHAWLFTGPPGSGRSNAAKAFAAALNCEKDDVALRGCGECASCRTILGETHSDVTFVRTEKVTITIEEARQLVSKAGDRPASGRWRIIVVEDADRMAERTTNVLLKAIEEPTPRTIWMLCAPSPADVLVTIRSRCRPVSLRIPPAADVAALLVRRDGVDPAIADRAARAAQSHIGIARRLARDPEARERRMETVRFPLGLRGVTAAVMMAEKLVKIATDEANSSNDERDAAEKVALLASLGAPESGTLPPSMRSQVRQLEDDQKRRAKRSITDSLDRTLTDLLSFYRDVLVIQLGNAVELVNVELRSELEAYAAGSTPEITLARMDAINKARVRITTTNVAPLLAVESMASSLIQQ, from the coding sequence ATGAGCGTCTGGGACGAGCTCCAGGGCCAGGCGCCCGTCGTCGCACAGTTGCGCGCGGCCGCCCAAGGCGAAGGCCTCACGCACGCATGGCTGTTCACCGGACCGCCGGGTTCGGGCCGTTCCAACGCGGCCAAGGCATTCGCGGCGGCATTGAACTGTGAGAAGGACGACGTCGCACTTCGAGGTTGCGGCGAATGCGCATCGTGCCGGACCATCCTTGGCGAGACCCACTCCGACGTGACCTTTGTCCGCACGGAGAAGGTCACCATCACCATCGAAGAAGCCCGCCAGTTGGTGTCCAAGGCGGGCGACCGGCCGGCATCGGGCCGTTGGCGCATCATTGTGGTGGAGGATGCGGACCGTATGGCCGAACGCACCACCAACGTACTCCTCAAGGCCATCGAGGAACCCACGCCCCGGACCATCTGGATGCTGTGCGCGCCGTCGCCCGCGGACGTGCTGGTCACCATCCGCTCGCGTTGCCGCCCGGTGAGCCTCCGCATTCCGCCGGCTGCCGACGTCGCCGCCCTGCTCGTGAGGCGCGACGGCGTCGACCCCGCCATTGCGGACCGGGCCGCCCGCGCTGCCCAAAGCCACATCGGAATTGCGCGTCGGCTGGCCCGCGATCCGGAGGCCAGGGAGCGCCGGATGGAAACTGTCCGGTTCCCGTTGGGCCTGCGGGGCGTCACTGCCGCCGTGATGATGGCCGAAAAGCTGGTCAAGATCGCGACTGATGAGGCCAACAGCTCCAACGACGAACGCGATGCCGCCGAGAAGGTTGCATTGCTCGCGAGCCTGGGCGCTCCGGAGTCGGGCACCCTGCCTCCGTCGATGCGCAGCCAGGTGAGGCAGCTTGAGGACGACCAGAAACGGCGTGCCAAGCGCTCAATCACAGATTCCCTCGACCGTACCCTGACGGATCTGCTGTCCTTCTACAGGGATGTCCTGGTCATCCAGCTGGGGAACGCCGTGGAGTTGGTCAACGTTGAACTCAGGAGTGAACTGGAGGCCTACGCGGCGGGCTCGACGCCTGAGATCACCTTGGCGCGAATGGATGCCATCAACAAGGCACGCGTGCGGATCACCACGACCAACGTGGCACCGCTGTTGGCCGTCGAGTCCATGGCGAGCAGCCTGATTCAGCAATAG